CGCGCCAGGGCCTCGCGATCGAGTTTGCCGTGAGGCGTCAGCGGGAGGGCGTCGAGGACGTGGAGCGTCGCCGGCACCATGTATTCCGGCAGCCGCTCGCGCAGCTGCGCCCGCACCGTGGCCGCCGCCAGCCCCACGCCCGTGACATAGCCGGTCAGCCGCTGTGTCGCGCCGGCGCCGCGCACCCCCACCGCCGCAGCCCGCACCCCGGGCAGCGCCGCGAGCTGCGCTTCCACCTCCCCCACTTCGATCCGATACCCCCGCAGTTGCACCTGCTGATCCGTCCGCCCCACATACCGCAGCCGCCCGTCGCGCCCCCACCGCACCAGGTCCCCCGTCCGATACAGTCGCTGGCCGCTCGCCCCGCTCACCTCGTCCGGCACAAAGCGCGCGGCGGTCTCGGCCGCCTGCCCCACATACCCCCGCGCGACGCCCGCCCCCCCCAGATACAGCTCCCCCACCACGCCCACCCCCACCGGCATCCCCGCCGCGTCGAGCACATACGCCTGCACGTTCGCGATCGGCCTGCCGATATCGGGCGTCTCCGCTCCCGCCGCCGCCACCCGGCCCCACGTCCCCACCACCGTCGCTTCCGTCGGCCCGTAGTGATTCCACACCCGGTCAGCCAGCGCGCCCCGCGGCCGCGTCCGCAACCGGTCCCCACCCGTCAACACCGCCCGCACCCCCGCCCACCGCTCCGGCTCCTCGAACACCGCCTCGGCCACCGGCGTCGGCAGAAAACAGTGCGTCACCCCTTCCCGCGCCACCCACGCCGCCAGCGCCGCCGGGTCTCCCCGCACCTCCTCCGCCGCCACCACCACGCGGGCCCCCGCCGCCAGATACGGCCAGATCTCCCAGCCCGCCGCATCGAACCCCGCACTCGCCACTTGCGACGCCCGGTCCCCCGGCCCGATCCCATACGCCGCGTGATGCCACCCCACCAGGTTCCGCAGCCCCCGATGCTCCACCCCCACCCCTTTGGGCTCCCCCGTCGACCCCGACGTGAACATCACATACGCTAACTGCTCCGGCGCCACCCCAATCCCCAGGTCCGCCCCGTCTTCCTCCCCCCACCCGCCCGGCTCGTGTTCCTCCTCGATCCACACCTCCCGCCACGGTTCCGACGGCGCCGCCCCGCCCGCCGCCCCGCCTTGGCGAATCACCACCCGCGCGCCCGCCGCCGCCACCATCCGGGCCCACCGCGCCCGCGGCGTCTCCGCCCCCACCGCCACATACGCCGCCCCCGCTTTCCCCACCGCCAACCAGGCCACCACCAGCCCGACCCCGCGCTCCACCACCACCCCGACCCGGTCCTCCGGCCGGACCCCGGCCCGCACCAACCGCCGCGCCAATCGGTTCGCCCGCGCGTTCAACGCCCCATACGTCACCTGCGCCCCGCCATCGCTCACCGCGACCGCCTCAGGCCGCGCCCGCGCCTGCGCTTCGATCGCCGCCACCACCGTCGCCGCCGCGTCTGGCGCCGCGGCCGCCGTGGCGTT
This portion of the Chloroflexota bacterium genome encodes:
- a CDS encoding amino acid adenylation domain-containing protein, whose protein sequence is SGWIEYNPDLFDRTTIVRLGEQWRRLVGGLAAGAGGERVSAVAVLSAGERQQVVVEWNATAAAAPDAAATVVAAIEAQARARPEAVAVSDGGAQVTYGALNARANRLARRLVRAGVRPEDRVGVVVERGVGLVVAWLAVGKAGAAYVAVGAETPRARWARMVAAAGARVVIRQGGAAGGAAPSEPWREVWIEEEHEPGGWGEEDGADLGIGVAPEQLAYVMFTSGSTGEPKGVGVEHRGLRNLVGWHHAAYGIGPGDRASQVASAGFDAAGWEIWPYLAAGARVVVAAEEVRGDPAALAAWVAREGVTHCFLPTPVAEAVFEEPERWAGVRAVLTGGDRLRTRPRGALADRVWNHYGPTEATVVGTWGRVAAAGAETPDIGRPIANVQAYVLDAAGMPVGVGVVGELYLGGAGVARGYVGQAAETAARFVPDEVSGASGQRLYRTGDLVRWGRDGRLRYVGRTDQQVQLRGYRIEVGEVEAQLAALPGVRAAAVGVRGAGATQRLTGYVTGVGLAAATVRAQLRERLPEYMVPATLHVLDALPLTPHGKLDREALAR